From Salvelinus sp. IW2-2015 linkage group LG18, ASM291031v2, whole genome shotgun sequence, a single genomic window includes:
- the npm3 gene encoding nucleoplasmin-3, which yields MSHSHGEDDCCSEDHGSVGQSRLESYVFSCELSSKVPFYTFQGDEEEDLEHFLELRTVCLGEGAKEESNVVEVTAMNHQGKTISVPVANLHINCLPMVSLGEFELKAPVTIRLKSGTGPVTVSGLHLIASDNADSDLSSEEEDLDEEIIPIKPAKKKQKL from the exons ATGTCGCACAGTCACGGAGAAGACGATTGCTGCTCGGAAGACCACGGGAGTGTTGGCCAATCGAGATTGGAGAGCTATGTATTCA GTTGTGAATTATCCTCCAAAGTACCGTTCTACACATTCCAAGGGGACGAAGAGGAGGATTTGGAACACTTTCTCGAGCTACGGACG GTTTGCTTGGGAGAGGGAGCGAAGGAGGAGAGTAATGTGGTGGAGGTGACTGCTATGAACCACCAGGGGAAAACTATTTCTGTACCTGTCGCCAACCTCCATATCAACTGCCTGCCAATG GTGAGTCTTGGGGAGTTTGAGCTGAAGGCCCCTGTCACCATTAGACTGAAGTCGGGTACCGGACCAGTGACCGTTAGCGGTCTGCACCTCATTG CCTCTGACAACGCTGACTCTGACTTGTCTAGTGAAGAAGAAGACTTGGACGAAGAGATAATCCCCATCAAACCAGCCAAAAAGAAACAGAAGTTGTAA